A single window of Nicotiana tomentosiformis chromosome 1, ASM39032v3, whole genome shotgun sequence DNA harbors:
- the LOC138905178 gene encoding uncharacterized protein yields MKGVMRFGKKEKLSPRFIGPYRILKKIGEVAYKIDLPASMSSVYPVFHVSMLRGYKPDPAHIISPEVVEINEGLTYEEEPVEILDRQVRRLRTIDIDSVKVLWRNHDVEEATSEAEEDMRILYPHLFASTG; encoded by the exons atgaaaggtgttatgagatttgggaagaaagaaAAATTAAGTCCTAGATTTATTGGCCCGTATCGAATCTTGAAAAAGATAGGGGAAGTAGCCTACAAGATTGATCTACCTGCATCAATGAGTTCAGTTTATCCTGTTTTCCATGTATCGATGCTACGGGGATACAAGCCCGACCCCGCTCACATCATCTCTCCAGAGGTAGTAGAAATCAATGAAGGTTTAACTTACGAAGAAGAACCAGTTgagattcttgataggcaagtccgtagGTTGAGGACTATAGATATAGATTCAGTCAAAGTGCTATGGCGTAATCATGATGTTGAGGAGGCCACTTCGGAGGCCGAGGAGGATATGAGAATTCTCTACCCACACTTGTTTGCATCTACAG GTTGA